Proteins found in one Nostoc sp. NIES-3756 genomic segment:
- the rpsH gene encoding 30S ribosomal protein S8 produces MAANDTIADMLTRIRNANMARHQTTQVPATKMTRSIARVLQEEGFIAEFSEDGDGVKRNLVISLKYKGKNRQPLITALKRVSKPGLRVYSNRKELPRVLGGIGIAIISTSSGIMTDREARRQNVGGEILCYVW; encoded by the coding sequence ATGGCGGCTAACGACACAATTGCAGATATGCTGACGCGCATCCGCAATGCTAACATGGCAAGGCATCAAACAACACAAGTGCCAGCCACAAAAATGACACGTAGCATTGCTAGAGTGTTACAGGAAGAAGGCTTTATTGCTGAATTTTCCGAAGATGGAGATGGCGTAAAACGTAACCTAGTAATTTCTTTGAAATACAAAGGTAAAAATCGTCAACCACTGATTACCGCTCTTAAGCGCGTCAGTAAGCCCGGTTTGCGTGTTTACTCCAACAGAAAAGAATTACCAAGAGTATTAGGTGGTATTGGTATTGCCATCATTTCTACATCCAGTGGTATCATGACCGACCGCGAAGCGCGTCGTCAAAACGTGGGTGGTGAAATACTTTGCTACGTATGGTAG
- the rplE gene encoding 50S ribosomal protein L5 yields the protein MATPRLKTIYNETIVPKLTQQFQYTNVHQVPKLVKITVNRGLGEAAQNAKALEASLTEIATITGQKPVVTRAKKAIAGFKIRQGMPVGIMVTLRGERMYSFFDRLISLSLPRIRDFRGISPKSFDGRGNYTLGVREQLIFPEIEYDSIDQIRGLDISIITTAKNDEEGRALLKEFGMPFRDQ from the coding sequence ATGGCGACACCAAGACTCAAAACCATATATAACGAGACAATCGTTCCTAAACTCACACAACAGTTTCAATACACTAACGTACATCAAGTACCCAAGTTGGTGAAGATTACTGTTAACCGAGGTTTGGGCGAAGCAGCTCAAAATGCTAAAGCCTTAGAAGCATCCTTAACCGAAATTGCCACAATTACTGGTCAAAAGCCAGTAGTTACTAGAGCGAAGAAGGCGATCGCTGGTTTTAAAATTCGTCAGGGTATGCCTGTTGGTATCATGGTGACGCTGCGAGGCGAGAGGATGTATTCCTTCTTCGACCGCCTGATTAGCCTATCACTACCTAGAATTAGAGACTTCCGTGGTATCAGCCCTAAAAGCTTCGACGGTCGCGGTAACTATACTCTAGGCGTAAGAGAACAGTTAATCTTTCCAGAAATCGAATACGACAGCATCGATCAAATCCGTGGTCTTGATATTTCCATCATCACCACAGCGAAAAACGACGAAGAGGGCCGCGCCTTACTCAAAGAATTTGGAATGCCCTTTCGCGATCAATAA
- the rplX gene encoding 50S ribosomal protein L24: MPAKKETTPTFHKMHVKTGDTVQIIAGKDKGKIGEVIKALPQLSKVIVKGVNIKTKHVKPQQEGESGRIVTQEAPIHSSNVMLYSTKQNVASRVCYTFTAEGKKVRKLKKTGEILDS; the protein is encoded by the coding sequence ATGCCTGCTAAAAAGGAAACAACACCCACATTTCATAAAATGCACGTCAAAACTGGCGACACCGTGCAAATAATTGCTGGCAAAGACAAAGGCAAAATTGGTGAAGTGATTAAAGCACTGCCACAACTGAGCAAAGTCATTGTTAAAGGTGTCAACATTAAGACTAAGCACGTAAAACCCCAACAAGAAGGGGAATCGGGCAGAATTGTGACTCAGGAAGCACCAATTCACAGTTCCAACGTCATGCTTTATTCCACAAAGCAAAACGTCGCTAGTCGTGTCTGCTACACTTTCACCGCCGAAGGTAAGAAAGTAAGAAAACTCAAGAAAACTGGCGAAATTCTCGATAGCTAG
- the rplN gene encoding 50S ribosomal protein L14: MIQPQTYLNVADNSGARKLMCIRVLGAGNSRYGFIGDKIIAVVKDATPNMAVKKSDVVEAVIVRTRHHIRRDSGMTIRFDDNAAVIINKDGNPRGTRVFGPVARELRDKNFTKIVSLAPEVL; the protein is encoded by the coding sequence GTGATTCAACCCCAAACCTATCTCAATGTCGCAGATAATAGCGGCGCTCGTAAATTGATGTGTATCCGTGTCTTAGGTGCGGGTAACAGTCGTTACGGTTTCATCGGCGACAAAATTATCGCTGTCGTCAAAGATGCTACACCCAACATGGCTGTAAAAAAATCTGATGTTGTGGAAGCGGTAATTGTCCGCACTCGCCATCACATCCGCCGCGATAGCGGTATGACCATTCGCTTTGACGATAACGCCGCCGTCATCATCAACAAAGATGGTAATCCCAGAGGTACACGGGTATTCGGCCCTGTAGCACGGGAATTGCGCGACAAAAACTTCACTAAAATCGTTTCTCTGGCTCCGGAGGTGCTGTAA
- the rpsQ gene encoding 30S ribosomal protein S17: MAIKERVGLVVSDKMQKTVVVAIENRAPHPKYGKIVVKTRRYKAHDEENKCKVGDRVRIKETRPLSKTKRWEVAEILNTKA; encoded by the coding sequence ATGGCAATCAAAGAACGAGTCGGCTTGGTAGTGAGCGATAAAATGCAGAAAACTGTGGTAGTTGCCATAGAAAACCGCGCTCCCCACCCCAAGTACGGCAAGATTGTAGTCAAAACCCGCCGCTATAAAGCACACGACGAAGAGAACAAATGTAAAGTGGGCGATCGCGTGCGGATTAAAGAAACCAGACCCTTGAGTAAAACCAAGCGCTGGGAAGTTGCAGAAATTCTCAACACCAAGGCTTAG
- the rpmC gene encoding 50S ribosomal protein L29 — MPLPKISEARELSDEQLTAEITAVKKQLFQLRLQKATRQLEKPHQFRHARHRLAQLLTVEGERKRAAAPQATQE; from the coding sequence ATGCCACTTCCCAAAATTTCAGAAGCTAGAGAACTAAGCGACGAACAACTGACTGCGGAAATTACAGCAGTAAAAAAACAACTGTTTCAGTTGCGCTTACAAAAAGCAACCAGACAACTAGAAAAGCCTCACCAGTTCCGCCATGCCCGCCATCGCCTAGCCCAATTGTTAACGGTAGAAGGAGAACGGAAACGGGCAGCAGCACCTCAAGCGACTCAAGAATAA
- the rplP gene encoding 50S ribosomal protein L16, producing the protein MLSPRRTKFRKQQRGRMTGLAQRGSTLNFGDFALQAQEPAWITSRQIEASRRAMTRYIRRGGKIWIRIFPDKPVTMRPAETRMGSGKGNPEFWVAVVKPGRILFEIAGVSEEIAREAMRLAAFKLPIKTKFIVRPQIEEQEQEQE; encoded by the coding sequence ATGTTAAGTCCAAGAAGAACTAAATTCCGCAAACAACAGCGCGGGCGGATGACAGGGTTAGCCCAACGGGGTAGCACCCTAAACTTTGGAGATTTCGCACTCCAAGCCCAAGAACCAGCTTGGATCACCTCTCGGCAAATCGAAGCTTCCCGTCGGGCGATGACTCGTTACATCCGCCGGGGTGGAAAAATCTGGATTCGGATCTTCCCAGATAAACCAGTTACCATGCGTCCTGCGGAAACCCGGATGGGTTCCGGTAAAGGTAATCCAGAATTTTGGGTAGCTGTAGTTAAGCCAGGCCGGATTTTATTTGAAATCGCTGGCGTTTCTGAAGAAATTGCTCGTGAAGCGATGCGTCTAGCGGCTTTTAAGCTACCCATCAAAACCAAGTTTATTGTGCGTCCTCAAATAGAGGAACAGGAACAGGAACAGGAATAG